From the genome of Flavobacterium luteolum, one region includes:
- a CDS encoding YggS family pyridoxal phosphate-dependent enzyme: MSIASNLNTIKATLPEHVTLVAVSKTKPVSDLMQAYEAGQRIFGENKIQEMTEKWEQMPKDIQWHMIGHVQSNKVKFMAPYVNLIHGVDSLKLLQEINKQAVKNNRTIDCLLQIYIAEEESKFGLDENELNELLTSVEFKELKNIRILGLMGMATFTEDQNQIKKEFTHLKSIFDSIKNLKTENCSLNTISMGMSGDYQLAIECGSTMVRIGSSIFGRR, from the coding sequence ATGTCAATCGCATCGAATTTAAATACAATTAAAGCAACTTTACCTGAACACGTAACTCTTGTTGCCGTTTCAAAAACTAAACCTGTTTCAGACTTGATGCAGGCTTACGAAGCTGGACAGCGCATTTTTGGAGAAAACAAAATTCAGGAAATGACTGAAAAATGGGAACAAATGCCAAAAGACATCCAATGGCATATGATTGGTCATGTTCAGTCGAATAAAGTCAAATTTATGGCGCCATATGTCAATTTGATTCACGGGGTTGATAGCTTGAAATTATTGCAAGAAATTAACAAACAAGCTGTAAAAAACAATAGAACAATAGATTGTCTTCTTCAAATTTATATTGCTGAAGAAGAATCTAAATTTGGCTTAGACGAAAACGAATTAAATGAACTTTTAACTTCTGTGGAGTTTAAAGAGTTAAAAAATATTCGTATCTTAGGTTTAATGGGAATGGCAACATTCACAGAAGATCAAAATCAAATAAAAAAAGAATTTACACATTTAAAATCGATTTTTGATTCGATAAAAAATCTGAAAACTGAAAACTGCAGCCTAAACACGATATCAATGGGAATGTCTGGAGATTATCAATTGGCAATAGAATGCGGAAGCACAATGGTACGCATTGGAAGCAGCATTTTTGGCAGACGTTAA
- a CDS encoding exonuclease domain-containing protein — MYAILDIETTGGQFNEEGITEIAIYKFDGHEVVDQFISLVNPEIPIQPFVVKLTGINNAMLQSAPKFYEVAKRIIEITSDCVIVAHNASFDYRILRTEFRRLGYDFEAKTLCTVELAKKLIPEQPSYSLGKLVRALGIPMADRHRASGDAMATTKLFKMLLEKDVEKTIIKDFIKLEVEKGISPKFLDILSQMPTKTGVYYIYNESGTLIYIGKSQNIKKRVNQHFTGITTKSKRIQAEVFTITYDETGSELIALLKESQEVKVNRPRYNRSQKKSVFPIALYAEKDSDGYINLRLEKADGRKKEITSFASLQEGKNALFRFTSKYHLCQKLTGLYQTKKECFQYKIKECDGACIGEVTPEIYNLRVQQFISENSFENKSMVLIDRGRNVNERSAILIENGIYKGYAYYDLNYQITNIEILKNILVPMQHNRDVKNIIQSYIRKSKSLKILQF; from the coding sequence TTGTACGCAATATTAGACATAGAAACAACTGGAGGACAGTTTAATGAAGAGGGAATTACCGAAATCGCCATCTATAAATTTGATGGTCATGAAGTAGTCGATCAATTCATCAGCCTTGTCAATCCTGAAATTCCAATCCAGCCTTTCGTTGTAAAACTTACTGGAATCAATAACGCTATGTTGCAGTCAGCTCCTAAATTTTATGAAGTTGCAAAACGCATTATCGAAATTACTTCAGATTGCGTTATTGTTGCTCACAACGCTTCTTTCGATTATAGAATCCTTAGAACTGAATTTCGTCGTTTAGGTTACGATTTTGAAGCTAAAACACTTTGTACAGTTGAATTAGCCAAAAAACTAATTCCAGAACAACCTTCATACAGTTTAGGAAAACTAGTCCGTGCACTTGGAATTCCGATGGCTGATAGACATCGTGCCAGCGGAGATGCTATGGCTACAACCAAGCTTTTTAAAATGCTTTTGGAAAAAGATGTCGAAAAAACAATCATAAAAGATTTTATAAAACTGGAAGTCGAAAAAGGGATTTCTCCAAAATTTTTAGACATTCTCAGCCAAATGCCAACAAAAACTGGCGTTTATTATATCTATAACGAAAGCGGCACTTTAATTTACATTGGCAAAAGCCAAAATATCAAAAAAAGAGTCAATCAGCATTTTACCGGAATTACAACCAAAAGCAAAAGAATCCAGGCAGAAGTTTTTACCATAACGTATGACGAAACCGGAAGCGAATTAATCGCACTTTTAAAAGAAAGCCAGGAAGTAAAAGTTAATCGTCCGCGATACAATCGTTCGCAGAAAAAATCTGTATTTCCAATAGCTTTATATGCCGAAAAAGATTCAGACGGTTACATCAACTTAAGATTGGAAAAAGCTGACGGACGTAAAAAAGAAATTACCTCTTTTGCTTCGTTACAAGAAGGAAAAAATGCACTTTTCAGATTTACGTCAAAATACCATTTGTGCCAAAAACTTACAGGTTTATATCAAACCAAAAAAGAGTGTTTTCAATATAAAATCAAAGAATGCGACGGCGCCTGCATTGGCGAAGTTACTCCAGAAATTTACAATTTAAGAGTACAGCAATTCATTTCAGAAAACAGCTTTGAAAACAAAAGCATGGTATTGATAGACAGAGGTAGAAATGTAAACGAACGAAGTGCAATTCTAATTGAAAACGGAATATACAAAGGTTACGCGTATTACGATCTTAATTATCAAATTACGAATATCGAGATCTTAAAAAATATTCTGGTTCCAATGCAGCATAATCGCGACGTAAAAAATATCATTCAGAGTTATATCCGCAAAAGCAAGTCATTAAAAATACTTCAATTTTAA
- a CDS encoding ion transporter: protein MKKTKSQYEIFREKVKIVLYGTNTILGRMFDLVLLGLILLSVLLIMLDTVEGVSSKYHEQLLVCEWIITIFFTIEYVLRIISIQKPVKYIFSFYGIIDLLAVLPMYLSIFFPGASILSIVRALRFLRLFKILHIPQINHQSLQLKEAIEASKEKILVFIYFVLISTVIIGTIMYLVEGRESGFTSIPMGIYWTIVTLTTVGYGDISPQTPLGQFIAAFVMILGYGIIAVPTGIVTAEFAKSSLKGSFVGTKKTCRNCQSQVHFDNAKYCYECGTELPNN from the coding sequence ATGAAAAAGACAAAATCACAATACGAAATCTTCAGAGAAAAAGTCAAAATCGTTCTATATGGCACCAATACCATCTTAGGACGAATGTTCGATTTAGTATTGCTAGGTTTAATCTTATTGAGCGTGCTTTTAATAATGCTTGATACTGTTGAAGGCGTAAGTTCTAAATATCACGAACAATTATTAGTCTGTGAATGGATAATTACCATATTCTTTACCATCGAATATGTACTAAGAATTATTTCAATCCAAAAACCAGTCAAATACATTTTCAGCTTTTACGGAATCATCGATTTGCTTGCCGTCTTACCTATGTATTTGTCGATTTTTTTTCCTGGCGCGAGTATTTTATCAATCGTAAGAGCGTTGCGTTTTCTCCGATTATTCAAGATTCTGCATATTCCGCAAATCAATCATCAATCCCTGCAACTAAAAGAAGCCATCGAAGCCAGCAAAGAAAAAATTCTGGTTTTTATTTATTTTGTCTTAATCAGCACCGTAATTATCGGTACAATCATGTATCTGGTTGAAGGCAGAGAATCTGGATTTACCAGTATTCCAATGGGAATCTACTGGACAATTGTTACGCTTACAACGGTCGGTTATGGGGATATTTCGCCACAAACGCCGCTTGGACAATTTATAGCCGCTTTTGTTATGATTTTAGGTTACGGAATCATCGCCGTTCCAACCGGAATTGTAACCGCCGAATTTGCAAAAAGCAGTCTGAAAGGTAGTTTTGTAGGCACAAAAAAAACATGTAGAAATTGTCAATCTCAAGTCCATTTCGATAACGCAAAATATTGCTACGAATGCGGAACCGAATTGCCAAATAATTAA
- the coaE gene encoding dephospho-CoA kinase (Dephospho-CoA kinase (CoaE) performs the final step in coenzyme A biosynthesis.): MTKVIGLTGGIGSGKTTVANYFEEMGVPVYIADDGAKRVLQSKNILEEVKSTFGGNIFDGEVLNRAKLAQVVFNDKEQLAKLNAIVHPAVKLDFEVWLKKHEDYDYVIYEAAILFESGRYKECDVIITVTAPEEVRIERVIKRDKTTREQVLSRMKMQWDDEKRISKSNFVINNNNLKNAKEEVVKILKILNIKQKQS; this comes from the coding sequence GCAGCGGTAAAACCACTGTAGCAAACTATTTTGAAGAAATGGGTGTTCCTGTTTATATTGCTGATGACGGTGCAAAAAGAGTACTGCAGTCAAAAAATATCCTTGAAGAAGTAAAATCTACTTTTGGTGGCAACATTTTTGATGGTGAAGTTTTAAATCGTGCCAAATTAGCACAGGTTGTTTTTAATGATAAAGAGCAATTGGCAAAATTAAATGCTATTGTTCATCCAGCTGTAAAACTGGATTTTGAAGTTTGGTTGAAAAAGCATGAAGATTATGATTATGTGATTTACGAAGCGGCTATTCTATTTGAAAGTGGCCGTTACAAAGAATGCGACGTAATTATAACCGTTACAGCTCCAGAAGAGGTGAGAATTGAACGAGTTATAAAACGAGATAAAACCACAAGAGAACAAGTTTTAAGTAGAATGAAAATGCAGTGGGATGATGAAAAACGAATTTCTAAGAGCAATTTCGTGATTAATAACAATAATCTTAAAAATGCTAAAGAAGAAGTTGTTAAAATTCTTAAAATTTTAAATATAAAACAAAAACAGTCTTAA
- a CDS encoding response regulator transcription factor yields MENTNKRILLVEDDLNFGAVLKDYLMLNDFEVTLAKNGMEGFEKFKKDVYDLCILDVMMPYKDGYTLAKEIREKNSEVPIIFLTAKSMKEDVLKGYKAGADDYLNKPFDSEVLLMKIKAIIQRKSADTKAEQVQFEFNIGKFHLNSKLRFLTFQDEEPIKLSPKENELLKMLILHENDLMPRELALTKIWRDDNYFTSRSMDVYIAKLRKYLKADEDVEILNIHGEGFRLVVKSKVSE; encoded by the coding sequence ATGGAAAATACTAACAAAAGAATACTTTTAGTAGAAGATGACCTAAATTTTGGGGCGGTTCTTAAAGATTATCTAATGTTAAATGACTTTGAAGTTACTTTAGCTAAAAACGGTATGGAAGGTTTCGAGAAATTCAAGAAAGATGTATATGATTTATGCATTTTGGATGTAATGATGCCTTATAAAGATGGTTACACTTTGGCCAAAGAAATTAGAGAGAAGAACAGTGAAGTGCCAATTATCTTTTTAACAGCAAAATCTATGAAAGAGGATGTATTAAAAGGTTACAAAGCTGGTGCTGATGACTATTTAAATAAACCTTTTGATTCTGAAGTTCTTTTAATGAAAATTAAAGCAATTATTCAAAGAAAATCAGCAGATACAAAAGCAGAACAAGTACAGTTTGAGTTTAATATTGGTAAATTCCACTTAAATTCAAAATTAAGATTCTTGACTTTCCAAGATGAAGAACCAATAAAATTATCTCCAAAAGAGAATGAATTGCTTAAAATGTTAATTCTTCATGAAAATGATTTAATGCCAAGAGAATTAGCTTTAACTAAAATCTGGAGAGATGACAATTACTTCACATCAAGAAGTATGGACGTTTACATCGCTAAATTGAGAAAATACTTAAAAGCTGATGAAGATGTTGAAATCTTGAACATTCACGGTGAAGGTTTCAGATTAGTTGTAAAAAGCAAAGTTTCTGAATAA
- a CDS encoding 3-hydroxyacyl-CoA dehydrogenase family protein: MKTIAVIGAGTMGNGIAHTFAQSGFTVKLIDVSEKSLDKGMATIAANLDRMLSKGTITQEDVTKTITNIITYTDIKDGVVGVDLVVEAATENVELKLNIFKQLNEYCSHNTILATNTSSISITQIGAVVAHPERVIGMHFMNPVPIMKLVEIIRGYNTSDEVTKIIMTLSEKLGKVPVEVNDYPGFVANRILMPMLNEAIETLYNKVAGVYEIDTVMKLGMGHPMGPLQLADFIGLDVCLAILNVMYDGFKNPKYAPCPLLVNMVRAGKLGVKSGEGFYDYSESKKAEKISKQFI; encoded by the coding sequence ATGAAAACAATAGCTGTAATTGGAGCAGGAACAATGGGTAACGGAATTGCTCATACCTTTGCACAAAGCGGATTTACCGTAAAATTAATCGATGTTTCTGAAAAATCTTTAGATAAAGGAATGGCAACTATTGCTGCCAATTTGGATCGTATGTTATCTAAAGGCACAATAACTCAAGAAGACGTCACCAAAACTATAACTAATATTATTACTTATACTGATATTAAAGACGGTGTTGTAGGTGTCGATCTTGTTGTTGAAGCAGCTACTGAAAACGTTGAATTAAAACTGAACATCTTCAAACAATTGAATGAATATTGTTCACACAATACGATTTTAGCAACCAATACTTCTTCTATTTCTATTACACAAATCGGAGCTGTTGTAGCACATCCAGAGCGTGTTATCGGGATGCATTTTATGAATCCAGTGCCGATTATGAAATTGGTAGAAATCATCCGTGGATACAATACAAGTGATGAAGTAACTAAAATCATCATGACTTTATCTGAAAAATTAGGTAAAGTTCCTGTTGAAGTAAACGATTATCCAGGTTTCGTTGCAAACAGAATTTTAATGCCTATGCTAAACGAAGCAATCGAAACGCTATACAATAAAGTTGCCGGAGTTTACGAAATCGATACGGTAATGAAATTAGGAATGGGACATCCAATGGGACCGCTTCAATTAGCCGATTTTATTGGTCTTGATGTTTGTCTTGCCATTCTAAATGTAATGTACGACGGATTCAAAAATCCTAAATATGCTCCTTGCCCGCTTTTAGTAAATATGGTTAGAGCCGGAAAACTAGGAGTTAAATCTGGAGAAGGTTTTTACGATTATAGCGAAAGCAAAAAAGCAGAGAAAATTTCGAAGCAGTTTATCTAG
- a CDS encoding RtcB family protein, with amino-acid sequence MGNKLSGKDLIKLGFPKNNSINIALGQINRYRKREKKESILTEAKDVLLHPEKYEGNGTWGKVAEGLIKPVQVRMHQLKNTRAPFKIFGENEIDEQAKFQLYDSLKLPISVAGALMPDAHSGYGLPIGGVLATDNAVIPYGVGVDIGCRMSLSIFDLPASHFKGKEHQLEAILKDNTKFGMYETHVSRVDHEVFYNSGFQDIPLLKNLLPKAYKQLGTSGGGNHFVEFGIAKIENPENEWKLEKGEYFAVLSHSGSRGLGANIAKHYTYLATKQCPLPKNVQHLAWLDLNTHDGQEYWLAMNLAGEYAKACHDDIHRRIAKAIGKRVVVTIENHHNFAWKEIVNGQESIVHRKGATPANEGQLGIIPGSMTAPGFIVKGKGNSESLNSASHGAGRLFSRAKCKSTFTQSEVKKVLKANEVTLIGGNIDEAPMAYKDITKVMANQTDLVEVLGTFTPKIVRMDR; translated from the coding sequence ATGGGAAATAAATTATCTGGAAAAGACCTGATTAAATTAGGTTTTCCAAAGAACAATTCAATAAACATCGCCTTAGGGCAGATAAACAGATATAGAAAAAGAGAAAAAAAAGAATCTATTCTAACAGAAGCAAAAGACGTTTTATTACATCCTGAAAAATATGAAGGAAACGGAACTTGGGGAAAAGTAGCAGAAGGCTTAATTAAACCGGTTCAGGTAAGAATGCATCAGCTGAAAAATACTAGAGCGCCATTTAAAATTTTTGGAGAAAATGAAATTGATGAGCAGGCTAAATTTCAATTGTATGATTCATTGAAACTGCCAATTTCTGTTGCAGGAGCTTTAATGCCAGACGCTCATTCTGGTTACGGATTGCCAATTGGGGGAGTTCTGGCAACTGATAATGCCGTGATTCCGTATGGAGTTGGTGTTGACATTGGATGTCGAATGAGTCTTTCGATTTTTGATTTGCCGGCTTCTCATTTTAAAGGAAAAGAACATCAATTGGAAGCAATTTTAAAAGATAATACAAAATTTGGAATGTATGAAACTCATGTTTCTAGAGTTGATCATGAGGTATTTTACAATAGTGGATTTCAGGATATTCCGTTGTTAAAAAATCTTTTGCCAAAAGCTTATAAACAATTAGGAACTTCAGGCGGAGGAAATCATTTTGTAGAATTTGGAATTGCCAAAATTGAAAATCCAGAGAACGAATGGAAATTAGAAAAAGGTGAATATTTCGCAGTTCTTTCACATAGTGGTTCTCGCGGATTAGGCGCAAATATTGCGAAGCATTATACTTATTTGGCAACAAAACAATGTCCGCTGCCAAAAAATGTACAGCATTTAGCTTGGCTAGATTTGAATACGCATGACGGTCAGGAATATTGGCTGGCGATGAATTTAGCTGGAGAATATGCAAAAGCTTGCCATGATGATATTCATAGAAGAATTGCCAAAGCGATTGGAAAAAGAGTGGTAGTAACGATTGAAAATCACCACAATTTTGCTTGGAAAGAAATCGTAAACGGTCAGGAAAGTATTGTGCATAGAAAAGGTGCAACACCAGCTAATGAAGGACAATTGGGAATTATTCCAGGTTCGATGACTGCGCCGGGTTTTATTGTGAAAGGAAAAGGAAATTCTGAAAGTTTAAATTCGGCTTCGCATGGTGCGGGACGTTTGTTTTCGAGAGCAAAATGTAAAAGTACATTTACACAAAGTGAAGTTAAAAAGGTTTTGAAAGCAAATGAGGTAACCCTGATTGGAGGAAATATTGATGAAGCACCAATGGCATACAAAGACATTACAAAAGTAATGGCAAATCAAACCGATTTGGTTGAAGTTCTGGGAACATTTACTCCGAAGATTGTTAGAATGGACCGCTAA
- the miaA gene encoding tRNA (adenosine(37)-N6)-dimethylallyltransferase MiaA yields MKYLITIVGPTAIGKTALSIALAQHFKCEIVSCDSRQFFKEMTIGTAVPSQEELKSAKHHFIQNKSIFESYTVGDYEKEALAKIEELFQTNDFVILIGGSGLYVDAILKGFDEFPEIDPKVRQEVNLNYEKLGIEYLQEQLKNLDPEYYQKITVENPQTLQNPQRMMRFVEVCLGAQKPYSSFLNLKKNNRDFTPILIGLDADREIIYSRINQRVDIMMNEGLLKEAEALYPNKALNALQTVGYRELFSYFDGEFTLPFAIEEIKKNTRRFSKRQLTWFKRNENTKWFDYSTDRNEIIHYIEENLKSLI; encoded by the coding sequence ATGAAATACTTAATTACCATTGTCGGACCAACAGCTATAGGCAAAACAGCCTTAAGTATTGCTTTGGCACAACATTTTAAATGTGAGATTGTATCATGCGACAGCCGTCAATTTTTCAAAGAAATGACTATCGGAACCGCAGTCCCAAGTCAGGAAGAACTAAAATCTGCCAAACATCATTTCATTCAAAATAAATCTATTTTTGAAAGCTACACCGTTGGTGACTACGAGAAAGAAGCTTTAGCTAAGATTGAAGAATTATTCCAGACCAATGATTTCGTTATCCTTATTGGCGGATCAGGTTTATATGTTGATGCCATTTTAAAAGGTTTTGACGAATTTCCAGAAATTGATCCAAAAGTTCGACAAGAAGTAAATTTAAACTACGAAAAACTCGGAATCGAATATCTTCAGGAGCAACTCAAAAATTTAGATCCAGAATATTATCAAAAAATAACTGTAGAAAATCCGCAGACTTTACAAAATCCACAACGAATGATGCGTTTTGTAGAAGTGTGTCTTGGAGCTCAAAAACCTTATTCTTCTTTCTTAAATTTAAAGAAAAACAATCGAGACTTCACTCCTATTTTAATTGGTTTAGATGCCGACAGAGAAATCATTTACAGCAGAATCAACCAGCGTGTTGATATCATGATGAACGAAGGATTATTAAAAGAAGCCGAAGCACTTTATCCTAACAAAGCGTTAAATGCGCTTCAAACGGTCGGTTATAGAGAATTATTTAGTTATTTTGACGGAGAATTCACTTTGCCTTTTGCAATAGAAGAAATCAAAAAAAACACACGAAGATTCTCAAAAAGACAATTAACGTGGTTCAAACGAAACGAAAACACCAAATGGTTTGATTATTCGACTGACAGAAATGAGATTATTCATTACATCGAAGAAAATCTAAAATCATTAATCTAA
- a CDS encoding sensor histidine kinase → MNKLFFRILVLLMSLSLIGIILVQVFWFNSSFKNNEEQFKYHVTQVIGNVADKLEQQEEYSFYDKYNRIKDSTGKIPKKEDLLQVFYVQRNTKTNKTIVYSNTLTSEDYDINGSVFNKKFSSERFKNFSSRRVTEVYNNNNGIDNNSLGQSIIPDLKIEKSGSLDILNKVQQQIQYKDIASLTPIEGRITKDKLSKLLKKELEEYGVKTKFEFGIYSSGNPTKIKSDGFHYDKEATYSIPIYTDNEGNSKYELSVTFPHKKKFLLSELLSITILSIVFTLIIIVAYTSALNQLLRQKHISEIKTDFINNMTHEFKTPIATINLALDAIRSPKVIEDKEKVYRYLQMIRDENKRMHAQVENVLRISKLEKRELDITKEPTVVTDIIDDAIEHVNLILEDRQGTVEKHYNAARTTVLINEVHFTNVLVNILENAIKYSPDTPKIEIFTENVKDMILIKVKDHGLGMSKIAQKRVFEKFYREHTGDLHNVKGHGLGLAYVKRIVEDHNGQVYVESEKGKGSTFIIKIPLIN, encoded by the coding sequence ATGAATAAATTATTTTTTAGAATACTTGTTTTATTGATGAGTCTGTCCTTAATAGGGATAATTCTGGTACAAGTGTTTTGGTTCAATTCTTCGTTCAAAAATAATGAAGAGCAGTTTAAATACCACGTTACTCAAGTAATTGGAAATGTTGCAGATAAGCTGGAACAACAAGAAGAGTACAGTTTCTACGACAAATACAACCGTATTAAAGATAGTACGGGTAAAATTCCAAAAAAAGAAGATTTGTTGCAAGTATTTTATGTTCAAAGAAATACTAAAACAAACAAAACAATTGTTTATTCGAATACATTGACATCTGAGGATTATGATATTAATGGTTCGGTTTTTAACAAAAAATTCAGCAGCGAGCGTTTTAAAAATTTTAGTTCAAGAAGAGTAACTGAAGTTTATAATAATAACAATGGAATTGATAATAATAGCTTAGGACAAAGTATTATTCCTGATCTTAAAATTGAAAAATCAGGAAGTTTAGATATATTAAATAAAGTTCAACAGCAAATTCAATATAAAGACATCGCTTCTTTGACTCCAATAGAAGGTAGGATTACAAAAGATAAGCTGAGTAAATTATTGAAGAAAGAACTTGAAGAATATGGTGTAAAAACCAAATTTGAATTCGGAATATACAGCAGTGGCAATCCAACAAAAATAAAATCTGACGGATTTCATTACGATAAAGAAGCTACTTATAGCATTCCGATTTATACAGATAATGAAGGAAATAGCAAATATGAACTCTCGGTTACTTTTCCTCATAAAAAGAAGTTCTTATTGTCCGAATTATTAAGTATTACTATTTTATCGATAGTTTTTACTTTGATTATAATTGTAGCTTATACGAGTGCATTAAATCAACTGTTGCGTCAGAAACATATTTCTGAAATTAAAACAGATTTCATTAATAACATGACGCACGAGTTTAAAACTCCGATTGCTACAATAAACTTAGCTTTAGATGCTATTAGAAGTCCTAAGGTTATTGAAGATAAAGAAAAAGTTTATCGTTATCTTCAAATGATTCGGGATGAAAATAAAAGAATGCACGCTCAGGTTGAAAATGTATTGCGTATTTCTAAATTAGAAAAAAGAGAGCTTGATATTACAAAAGAACCTACAGTAGTTACAGATATAATAGATGATGCAATTGAGCACGTTAATCTAATTTTAGAAGACAGACAAGGAACTGTCGAAAAACATTACAATGCTGCCAGAACAACAGTTTTAATTAACGAAGTTCATTTTACAAACGTACTGGTTAATATTTTAGAAAATGCAATAAAATATTCTCCAGATACTCCAAAGATTGAGATTTTTACAGAAAATGTGAAAGACATGATTCTGATAAAAGTAAAAGATCATGGACTAGGAATGAGTAAGATAGCTCAAAAACGAGTTTTTGAGAAGTTTTATAGAGAACATACCGGAGATCTTCATAATGTAAAAGGGCATGGTTTAGGATTGGCTTATGTAAAAAGAATAGTAGAGGATCACAATGGTCAAGTATATGTAGAAAGCGAAAAAGGAAAAGGTAGCACCTTTATAATAAAAATACCATTAATAAATTAA
- the prfH gene encoding peptide chain release factor H, which produces MERIIQITAGRGPAECTWVVAQVLKKVLEEAQDQDLDVVLLQREKGEENGTIETASISVKGKNTDQFMKSWVGTIQWIGQSQFRKMHKRKNWFIGIFEIEPKKNASVSENDIQYQAMRSSGAGGQHVNKVSSAIRATHIPTGIAVVVMDSRSQHQNKKLATERLLKKLEDEKLVQLKSHVEKQWENQLNVERGNPIRVFMGSDFKKNKVEKSYKGTRQKLKNDLRNENN; this is translated from the coding sequence ATGGAAAGAATAATTCAAATAACAGCAGGTCGCGGACCTGCAGAATGCACTTGGGTTGTCGCTCAAGTGCTTAAAAAAGTTTTGGAGGAAGCTCAAGATCAGGATTTAGACGTCGTTTTACTCCAAAGAGAAAAAGGAGAAGAGAACGGAACGATTGAAACTGCATCGATTTCTGTAAAAGGAAAAAATACCGATCAGTTTATGAAATCTTGGGTCGGAACGATTCAGTGGATTGGTCAGAGTCAGTTTAGGAAAATGCACAAACGCAAAAACTGGTTTATTGGAATTTTTGAAATTGAACCAAAGAAAAATGCATCAGTTTCAGAGAATGACATTCAATATCAAGCGATGCGAAGTTCAGGTGCTGGCGGTCAGCATGTAAATAAAGTGAGTTCGGCAATTCGTGCGACACATATCCCAACAGGAATTGCTGTTGTAGTAATGGACAGCCGTTCGCAGCACCAAAACAAAAAACTGGCAACAGAAAGATTATTAAAAAAACTAGAAGACGAGAAACTAGTTCAGCTTAAAAGTCACGTAGAAAAACAATGGGAAAACCAGCTCAATGTAGAGCGTGGAAATCCAATTAGAGTTTTTATGGGAAGTGATTTTAAAAAGAATAAAGTTGAGAAAAGCTACAAAGGAACTCGTCAGAAATTAAAAAACGATTTAAGAAATGAAAACAACTGA
- a CDS encoding acyl-[acyl-carrier-protein] thioesterase has translation MPISPNFTSVLSKDWEINFTQCTPTGFLKYTDLCNILQLTAAAHSEVGGISFYDMQEFDQAWVLSRMRVEITALPKWQDVVTVKTWINSLENSRSVRALEMYVNGKKIVGCETYWAVFNTKARRPEALALPFEHFELFPENRATEEGFSKININHEKEAVFEKTVYLSDLDIVNHVNNVKYLEWCLDHVDPKRIMKQEVKSFEMNFMKELSLQDNVVIHESEDDDHTTATFSITKGEKTCFALELHWK, from the coding sequence ATGCCAATATCTCCCAATTTCACATCAGTTTTAAGCAAAGACTGGGAAATCAATTTTACACAATGTACGCCTACAGGTTTTTTAAAATATACCGATTTGTGTAATATTTTACAATTAACCGCAGCTGCACATTCAGAAGTTGGCGGAATCAGCTTTTATGACATGCAGGAATTTGATCAAGCATGGGTTTTAAGCCGAATGCGTGTTGAAATTACGGCATTACCAAAATGGCAAGACGTTGTTACCGTAAAAACGTGGATTAATAGCCTAGAAAACTCACGTTCTGTTCGTGCATTGGAAATGTATGTAAACGGAAAAAAAATAGTAGGTTGCGAAACCTATTGGGCAGTTTTCAATACAAAAGCACGTCGGCCAGAAGCTCTAGCACTGCCTTTTGAACATTTCGAATTATTCCCAGAAAACAGAGCAACGGAAGAAGGTTTTTCTAAAATAAACATCAATCACGAAAAAGAAGCCGTTTTCGAAAAAACAGTATATCTATCCGATTTAGATATTGTAAATCATGTAAATAACGTAAAATATCTGGAATGGTGTTTGGATCATGTTGATCCAAAAAGAATCATGAAACAAGAAGTAAAAAGCTTCGAAATGAATTTCATGAAAGAACTTTCACTGCAAGATAATGTTGTTATTCACGAAAGCGAAGACGACGATCATACAACAGCAACATTCAGCATTACAAAAGGCGAAAAAACGTGCTTTGCTTTGGAATTGCATTGGAAGTAA